A single genomic interval of Oceanithermus profundus DSM 14977 harbors:
- a CDS encoding P1 family peptidase: MNASLTAVAGLRVGHWSDPVARTGVTVILCPDEGCVASASFAGPSPGTREAALLAPEKRVERVHALVFTGGSAFGLAAADGVVRFLHERGVGHPTRMGPVPIVPAAVIYDLLVGEPVWPGPREGYAAAASASADPVTSGPVGAGAGATAGKYKAPVPTGLGSALARWRDLRVGALAVVNPVGDVYDPGGRLVAGHGDREAWMRAEPRPAEHTTLVALATPAPLDKREARMLAEAGQAALGRVIRPSHTPWDGDAVFVLSTGRGAAAPLAALSALVQEAVCAAVTAAAG, encoded by the coding sequence GTGAACGCCAGCCTCACGGCCGTCGCGGGGCTGCGGGTCGGCCACTGGAGCGACCCGGTCGCCCGCACCGGCGTGACCGTGATCCTCTGCCCCGACGAGGGCTGCGTGGCCTCCGCGAGCTTCGCCGGACCCTCGCCGGGCACCCGCGAAGCGGCGCTGCTCGCCCCCGAGAAACGCGTGGAGCGGGTGCACGCCCTCGTCTTCACCGGCGGTTCCGCCTTCGGGCTGGCCGCGGCCGATGGCGTGGTGCGCTTTCTTCACGAGCGCGGCGTAGGCCACCCCACGCGCATGGGCCCGGTGCCGATCGTTCCGGCCGCGGTGATCTACGACCTGCTGGTGGGAGAGCCGGTGTGGCCGGGGCCGCGGGAGGGCTACGCGGCCGCCGCGTCCGCGAGCGCGGACCCGGTGACGTCCGGGCCCGTTGGGGCCGGCGCCGGAGCCACCGCCGGCAAGTACAAGGCCCCCGTGCCCACGGGGCTGGGCAGCGCGCTGGCGCGCTGGCGGGACCTGCGCGTGGGGGCGCTCGCCGTGGTCAACCCCGTGGGCGACGTCTACGACCCAGGCGGCCGGCTGGTCGCCGGGCACGGGGACCGCGAGGCCTGGATGCGCGCCGAGCCGCGCCCCGCCGAGCACACCACCCTGGTGGCCCTGGCCACCCCTGCGCCGCTCGACAAGCGCGAAGCCCGGATGCTCGCGGAGGCGGGCCAGGCGGCGCTGGGCCGCGTGATCCGCCCTTCGCACACCCCCTGGGACGGCGACGCCGTCTTCGTGCTCAGCACCGGCCGCGGCGCCGCAGCGCCGCTGGCGGCGCTCTCGGCCCTGGTGCAGGAGGCCGTCTGCGCGGCGGTGACGGCGGCCGCGGGCTAG
- the tsaE gene encoding tRNA (adenosine(37)-N6)-threonylcarbamoyltransferase complex ATPase subunit type 1 TsaE, whose translation MIRLHDEDATARLAHALARRLPPGAVVLLSGPMGAGKTTLVRHLARALGFRGRVTSPTYTLMHTYPTPAGTLLHVDVYRLPDPRSLWDLGLEDAMAGARLTLIEWGRPQDFDADVLVELEPEARARRARLEALRPELEPLLAEIAREAAADDEPA comes from the coding sequence TTGATCCGGCTGCACGACGAAGACGCCACCGCCCGCCTGGCGCACGCGCTCGCCCGGCGCTTGCCGCCCGGCGCGGTGGTGCTGCTGTCCGGCCCCATGGGCGCGGGGAAGACGACCCTCGTCCGCCACCTCGCCCGCGCTCTGGGTTTTCGGGGCCGGGTCACCAGCCCCACCTACACCCTGATGCACACCTACCCCACGCCCGCGGGAACGCTGCTGCACGTCGACGTCTACCGCCTGCCCGACCCCCGGTCGCTGTGGGACCTGGGGCTCGAGGACGCGATGGCGGGGGCGCGCCTCACCCTGATCGAGTGGGGGCGGCCCCAGGACTTCGACGCCGACGTGCTCGTGGAGCTCGAGCCCGAAGCACGGGCGCGCCGGGCGCGCCTTGAGGCGCTGCGGCCGGAGCTGGAACCGCTGCTCGCGGAGATCGCCCGGGAAGCGGCCGCGGACGACGAACCGGCCTAG
- a CDS encoding molybdenum cofactor biosynthesis protein, whose amino-acid sequence MRVNVRLFAHYREAAGTGRLELDLPEGSTVADAKAAVEAAVPGLDLSGGMAALGEELVKPDTPLREGAELAFLPPVSGGGGDDRTGLTEEPLEPLIGELVAWATAPPYGAVVSFVGTTRSPNKGREVRYLTYEAYESMAEATLARIAGEMRARWPLGRVAIVHRLGRVNPAEASIVIVVSSPHRPEAFEAARYALERVKLILPVWKKEHLEGGEVWVEGGAAEGYRL is encoded by the coding sequence ATGCGCGTTAACGTACGCCTTTTCGCCCACTACCGCGAAGCGGCCGGAACCGGCCGCCTCGAGCTCGACCTGCCCGAGGGCAGCACCGTCGCCGACGCCAAGGCCGCGGTGGAGGCGGCCGTGCCCGGCCTCGACCTCTCCGGGGGCATGGCCGCGCTCGGCGAGGAGCTGGTGAAGCCCGACACCCCCCTGCGCGAAGGCGCCGAACTCGCCTTCCTGCCGCCGGTCTCCGGCGGCGGCGGGGACGACCGCACCGGGCTGACCGAGGAGCCGCTCGAGCCCCTGATCGGCGAGCTCGTCGCCTGGGCCACCGCGCCCCCCTACGGCGCGGTGGTCAGCTTCGTGGGCACGACCCGCTCACCCAACAAGGGCCGCGAGGTGCGCTACCTCACCTACGAGGCCTACGAGAGCATGGCCGAGGCCACCCTGGCCCGCATCGCGGGCGAAATGCGGGCGCGCTGGCCGCTCGGGCGCGTGGCCATCGTGCACCGGCTGGGGCGCGTGAACCCCGCGGAGGCCTCGATCGTGATCGTCGTCTCCTCGCCCCACCGCCCCGAGGCCTTCGAAGCCGCCCGTTACGCGCTCGAGCGCGTCAAGCTGATCCTGCCGGTCTGGAAGAAGGAGCACCTGGAAGGCGGCGAGGTCTGGGTCGAGGGCGGCGCGGCCGAAGGGTACCGGCTCTAG
- a CDS encoding DeoR family transcriptional regulator yields the protein MTERQRRLLHLLTRAYIETGKPVPSRWLAERLGVSPATVRYDLADLEAAGLIEKPHASAGRVPTRQGFRQYALAQLPPEPLPHDTVERLARVLTGSGSRWPQLAAQMATRLGGYPVVVRLSEPGPPRVLQVHLSNLGGGQLLAVAVLEGGRVLEGVVPFDLDGDDFLEQAERWLRGPYPLAELGRRSAPTPQLAELARKLTSAFAGPGSERYLEGLGAMLAQPEAQDPEFVRRALDLLEQLPTGPITPARRLNVRVGDVEGLSLVQAGFQRGGRAGELTLIGPLRMRYREALSVAESLSRALEGETVHAR from the coding sequence GTGACGGAGCGTCAGCGGAGGCTGCTACACCTGCTCACCCGCGCCTACATCGAGACCGGCAAGCCGGTGCCTTCGCGCTGGCTCGCCGAACGGCTCGGGGTGAGCCCGGCGACGGTGCGCTACGACCTCGCCGACCTGGAGGCCGCGGGGCTGATCGAGAAGCCCCACGCCTCGGCGGGGCGGGTGCCGACGCGCCAGGGGTTCCGCCAGTACGCGCTGGCGCAGCTCCCGCCCGAACCGCTGCCGCACGACACCGTGGAGCGGCTCGCCCGCGTGCTCACCGGCTCGGGCAGCCGCTGGCCCCAGCTCGCCGCCCAGATGGCCACCCGGCTCGGGGGCTACCCGGTCGTCGTCCGCCTGAGCGAACCCGGCCCGCCGCGGGTGCTGCAGGTGCACCTCTCCAACCTGGGCGGAGGGCAGCTCCTGGCCGTGGCCGTGCTCGAAGGCGGCCGGGTGCTCGAGGGGGTGGTCCCCTTCGACCTCGACGGCGACGACTTCCTGGAGCAGGCGGAGCGCTGGCTGCGCGGCCCCTACCCGCTCGCCGAACTGGGGCGCCGCAGCGCCCCCACGCCCCAGCTCGCCGAGCTGGCGCGCAAGCTCACCAGCGCCTTCGCCGGGCCGGGGTCGGAGCGCTACCTCGAGGGGCTCGGCGCCATGCTCGCGCAACCGGAGGCGCAGGACCCCGAGTTCGTGCGCCGCGCCCTCGATCTGCTCGAGCAACTGCCCACGGGCCCCATCACCCCGGCGCGCCGGCTCAACGTCCGCGTCGGCGACGTGGAAGGCCTCAGCCTGGTGCAGGCGGGGTTCCAGCGGGGCGGGCGCGCCGGCGAGCTGACCCTGATCGGTCCGCTGCGCATGCGCTACCGCGAGGCGCTCTCGGTGGCCGAGAGCCTGAGCCGCGCCCTGGAAGGAGAAACCGTTCATGCGCGTTAA
- a CDS encoding aminopeptidase, with product MPSEERLQRYADLALRVGLNLQEGQPLVLSGSAESRPLLRALARGAYRLGARAVVVDLHDPVLGRIGLEEVREAYLDEVPDWFVQARVRAVDAGAALLSLTDEDPFLLRGVDPARLARRMQAAARVRRPYLERVGAHKVNWLALGAATPAWARAVFPEPEPEEATERLWEAIFATVRLDRPDPEAAWRDHVAGLEARAAALNRARFAALIFEGPGTELRVGLAERHVWKSAVAKAQNGVRFVPNLPTEEVFTAPDPERVEGVVTCTRPLNIGGTLVEGLRVTFAGGRAVELEAARGLEAVRAVLETDAAARRLGEVALVETPNPVFDTGRLFLNTLYDENASSHLAFGRAYPDTLGLTEGDDAALTAAGGNASTVHLDWMIGSPEVDVWGERADGTRVPLLERGRWVDAAR from the coding sequence ATGCCTAGCGAAGAACGCCTGCAACGTTACGCCGATCTGGCCCTCCGCGTCGGACTCAACCTCCAGGAGGGCCAGCCCCTCGTCCTCAGCGGCTCCGCCGAGTCGCGACCGCTGCTGCGCGCCCTGGCCCGCGGCGCCTACCGGTTGGGGGCGCGGGCCGTCGTGGTCGACCTGCACGACCCCGTCCTCGGCCGCATCGGCCTCGAGGAGGTGCGGGAGGCCTACCTCGACGAGGTCCCCGACTGGTTCGTGCAGGCCCGGGTGCGCGCCGTCGACGCGGGCGCGGCCCTGCTCAGCCTGACCGACGAGGACCCCTTCCTGCTCCGCGGCGTCGACCCCGCGCGCCTGGCGCGGCGCATGCAGGCCGCGGCGCGGGTGCGCCGCCCTTACCTCGAACGCGTCGGCGCCCACAAGGTCAACTGGCTGGCGCTGGGTGCGGCGACGCCCGCCTGGGCGCGGGCGGTCTTCCCCGAACCGGAACCCGAGGAAGCGACCGAACGCCTCTGGGAAGCGATCTTCGCCACCGTCCGCTTGGACCGCCCCGACCCCGAGGCCGCCTGGCGCGACCACGTCGCCGGCCTCGAAGCGCGGGCGGCGGCGCTGAACCGAGCGCGCTTCGCCGCCCTGATCTTCGAGGGGCCCGGTACCGAACTGCGCGTCGGCCTCGCCGAACGCCACGTCTGGAAGAGCGCGGTGGCCAAGGCCCAGAACGGCGTGCGCTTCGTGCCCAACCTGCCCACCGAGGAGGTCTTCACCGCCCCCGACCCCGAACGGGTCGAGGGCGTGGTCACGTGCACCCGCCCGCTCAACATCGGCGGCACCCTGGTCGAGGGGCTGCGCGTCACCTTCGCCGGGGGGCGCGCGGTCGAGCTCGAGGCGGCGCGCGGCCTCGAGGCGGTGCGGGCGGTCCTCGAGACCGACGCGGCGGCGCGGCGGCTGGGCGAGGTGGCGCTGGTGGAGACCCCCAACCCCGTCTTCGACACCGGGCGGCTCTTCCTGAACACCCTCTACGACGAGAACGCTTCCAGCCACCTCGCCTTCGGCCGCGCCTACCCCGACACCCTAGGCCTCACGGAGGGCGACGACGCCGCGCTCACCGCCGCCGGCGGCAACGCCAGCACGGTGCACCTCGACTGGATGATCGGCTCCCCCGAGGTGGACGTCTGGGGCGAGCGCGCGGACGGCACCCGGGTGCCGCTCTTGGAGCGGGGGCGCTGGGTGGACGCGGCGCGGTAG
- a CDS encoding ATP-binding protein: protein MTEAEVYQALLEGPNERRVLLGAQVAPEALARYAAGLANRDGGVILLGARPSGGVEDAGGLEPLQLSHALFELTAGAVLPHVERVETAEGVVWALHVAKSPYVVSAGAGPAPYWDGARLVAAPAGDAAAAPPDPTARPLPEAGLDDLDPAELARIEDRLRERGSPLAEAPPLERLQALGMAREVDGRWVPSVTGLLLAGRPAALARLLPQAEVSYYRHEDDDVDYAFREDLLRPIPAALERLRELIQGRNRFHPLTVGLFRLEVWDFDVEVYREGLLNAFVHRDWTAHATVQVHHHPDRLEIANPGGLPAGMTPENILRHPPHRRNPALAAALARLGYVERAGQGVDKMYRLMLRYGKEPPEYRAWPHAVTLVLHNPGFDAEFVRWVSEAQNRQGSFTLDYLIVAAALRRGPRPTAELARALALEPPQTRKLLARMEAAGLIVPEGQGRGRRWRLAPLPR, encoded by the coding sequence GTGACCGAAGCGGAGGTCTACCAAGCGCTGCTCGAGGGCCCCAACGAGCGCCGGGTGCTGCTCGGCGCCCAGGTCGCGCCCGAGGCCCTCGCCCGTTACGCCGCGGGCCTCGCCAACCGCGACGGCGGGGTGATCCTCCTGGGGGCCCGGCCCTCGGGGGGCGTGGAGGACGCGGGCGGGCTCGAGCCCCTGCAGCTCAGCCACGCCCTCTTCGAGCTCACCGCCGGCGCGGTCCTCCCGCACGTGGAGCGCGTCGAGACCGCCGAAGGGGTGGTCTGGGCGCTGCACGTGGCCAAGAGCCCCTACGTGGTCTCGGCCGGCGCCGGCCCCGCCCCCTACTGGGACGGCGCGCGCCTCGTCGCCGCGCCCGCCGGGGACGCGGCCGCCGCCCCGCCCGACCCCACCGCCCGGCCCCTCCCCGAAGCCGGCCTCGACGACCTCGACCCCGCGGAGCTGGCGCGGATCGAGGACCGCCTGCGCGAACGCGGCAGCCCCCTCGCCGAGGCCCCGCCGCTCGAACGGCTGCAGGCGCTGGGCATGGCGCGCGAGGTCGACGGCCGCTGGGTGCCCAGCGTGACCGGGTTGCTGCTCGCGGGCCGGCCGGCGGCGCTCGCGCGCCTGCTGCCGCAGGCCGAGGTGAGCTACTACCGCCACGAGGACGACGACGTCGACTACGCCTTTCGCGAGGACCTGCTGCGCCCCATCCCCGCGGCGCTCGAACGGCTGCGCGAGCTGATCCAGGGCCGCAACCGCTTCCACCCGCTTACCGTGGGCCTCTTCCGCCTCGAGGTCTGGGACTTCGACGTCGAGGTCTACCGCGAGGGCTTGCTCAACGCCTTCGTGCACCGCGACTGGACGGCCCACGCCACGGTGCAGGTGCACCACCACCCCGACCGTCTGGAGATCGCCAACCCCGGGGGCCTTCCGGCGGGAATGACGCCGGAGAACATCCTGCGCCACCCCCCGCACCGCCGCAACCCGGCGCTGGCGGCGGCGCTGGCGCGGCTCGGCTACGTCGAGCGCGCCGGACAGGGGGTGGACAAGATGTACCGGCTGATGCTGCGCTACGGCAAGGAGCCCCCCGAGTACCGCGCCTGGCCCCACGCCGTCACCCTGGTGCTGCACAACCCCGGCTTCGACGCCGAGTTCGTCCGCTGGGTCTCCGAGGCCCAGAACCGCCAGGGCAGCTTCACCCTCGACTACCTGATCGTCGCCGCGGCGCTGCGCCGCGGCCCCCGCCCCACCGCCGAGCTGGCGCGGGCGCTGGCGCTGGAGCCGCCGCAGACCCGCAAGCTGCTCGCGCGCATGGAGGCGGCGGGGCTGATCGTCCCCGAGGGCCAGGGGCGCGGGCGGCGCTGGCGCCTGGCCCCCCTGCCCCGATAG
- a CDS encoding ammonium transporter has product MMMRLGTLFLFLLPGAALAAGDTDTGTTAWMLVSTALVLLMTPALAFFYGGLVRQKNVLNTMMMSFGALGFVTLVWALFGYSIAYGTGNKFVGDLSMAFLNGLDLSGEMPALLDVAFQGTFAVITAALISGSLVGRMRFPAWLLFIALWTVFDYAVLAHWVWGPAGSAFLKDLGALDFAGGTVVHINAAIAGVVGVAVLGARKDFGRLAFLPHNIPFVLLGAGLLWFGWFGFNGGSAYGANGSAALAFTNTFLAPAATMSVWMLLELWRHGRATAVGAATAAVVGLVAVTPAAGFVGPLGAIWLGALAAFPSFFFILARPRLGLDDSLDVFGAHGIGGITGAVLTGVFASEAWGGTPGLLEGNAAQVGVQIVAVVAAVLLSAAASFVIFKLVGLVLPLRATQREEAVGLDAVQHGEEAYPTTEGAILVLDGERAGGAA; this is encoded by the coding sequence ATGATGATGCGACTCGGGACCCTATTCCTGTTCCTGCTGCCGGGCGCGGCCCTGGCCGCAGGGGACACCGACACCGGCACCACGGCCTGGATGCTCGTCTCCACGGCGCTCGTGCTGCTGATGACGCCGGCCCTGGCCTTCTTCTACGGCGGCCTGGTGCGCCAGAAGAACGTGCTCAACACCATGATGATGAGCTTCGGCGCCCTGGGTTTCGTCACCCTGGTCTGGGCCCTCTTCGGCTACTCGATCGCTTACGGCACCGGGAACAAGTTCGTGGGCGACCTCTCGATGGCCTTCCTGAACGGCCTCGACCTTTCCGGCGAGATGCCCGCCCTCCTAGACGTGGCCTTCCAGGGCACCTTCGCGGTGATCACCGCCGCGCTGATCTCGGGTTCGCTGGTGGGGCGGATGCGCTTTCCCGCGTGGCTGCTCTTCATCGCGCTCTGGACCGTCTTCGACTACGCGGTGCTGGCGCACTGGGTCTGGGGGCCGGCGGGGTCGGCGTTCCTCAAGGACCTGGGCGCCCTCGACTTCGCCGGGGGAACGGTGGTCCACATCAACGCCGCCATCGCCGGCGTCGTGGGCGTGGCCGTCCTGGGGGCGCGCAAGGACTTCGGCCGGCTCGCCTTCCTGCCCCACAACATCCCCTTCGTGCTCCTGGGCGCGGGGCTGTTGTGGTTCGGCTGGTTCGGCTTCAACGGCGGCAGCGCCTACGGGGCGAACGGCAGCGCCGCTTTGGCCTTCACCAACACCTTCCTGGCGCCGGCGGCGACGATGTCGGTATGGATGCTGCTCGAGCTCTGGCGCCACGGCCGCGCGACCGCGGTGGGCGCGGCCACCGCGGCGGTGGTGGGGCTCGTCGCCGTCACCCCCGCGGCCGGCTTTGTGGGGCCGCTGGGGGCGATCTGGCTGGGGGCCCTGGCCGCCTTCCCCAGCTTCTTCTTCATCCTGGCGCGGCCGCGGCTGGGCCTGGACGACTCGCTCGACGTCTTCGGGGCCCACGGGATCGGCGGCATCACCGGGGCGGTGCTGACCGGCGTCTTCGCGTCCGAGGCCTGGGGCGGCACCCCCGGGCTGCTCGAGGGGAACGCGGCGCAGGTCGGGGTGCAGATCGTCGCCGTCGTCGCGGCGGTCCTCCTCAGCGCGGCGGCCTCCTTCGTGATCTTCAAGCTGGTGGGGCTGGTCCTCCCCCTCCGGGCGACCCAGCGCGAGGAAGCCGTGGGGCTCGACGCCGTGCAGCACGGTGAGGAGGCCTACCCCACCACCGAGGGGGCGATCCTGGTGCTCGACGGCGAGCGTGCGGGAGGTGCGGCATGA
- a CDS encoding P-II family nitrogen regulator, which produces MKMIVAIIRPEKLNDVLEALFKAEVRGLTISRVQGHGGGTERVETYRGTTVKMGLYDKVKLEIGVSEAFVEPTIQAILAAARTGEVGDGKIFVLPVERVVRIRTGEENEAAVTPVRPS; this is translated from the coding sequence ATGAAGATGATCGTGGCCATCATCCGGCCGGAGAAACTCAACGACGTGCTCGAGGCCCTGTTCAAGGCCGAGGTGCGCGGCCTGACGATCAGCCGCGTCCAGGGCCACGGCGGGGGGACCGAGCGGGTGGAGACCTACCGCGGGACGACGGTGAAGATGGGGCTCTACGACAAGGTGAAGCTCGAGATCGGCGTCTCCGAGGCCTTCGTGGAGCCGACGATCCAGGCCATCCTGGCCGCGGCGCGCACCGGCGAGGTGGGCGACGGCAAGATCTTCGTCCTGCCCGTCGAGCGGGTGGTGCGGATCCGCACCGGCGAGGAGAACGAAGCCGCGGTAACCCCGGTCCGGCCCTCCTAA
- a CDS encoding DegV family protein — MAKDEIIGVVTDPGSSLTPEAARRKGVLLLDPTAPLEPQYRRLLEHFDRLLSLHASPELCPMHDAAAEAAEGLADRVRVVDTRLGSAGLGAAALRAAEWIAHGADEKETLREVERLAREGRFFLLTHDLSQLVENRMLPPLVGRFGQALGHWALIGLEKGRFQAPRPVRDAKLLSTIAGLLKRRYGPVRLRVRATFGDLPEEVRGRLKEALARELHLEAGTLAPMDPVARMRVGDHALAVFAYPV, encoded by the coding sequence ATGGCCAAGGACGAAATCATCGGTGTGGTGACCGACCCCGGCAGCAGCCTCACCCCGGAGGCCGCGCGCCGCAAGGGGGTGCTGCTGCTCGATCCTACGGCCCCCCTCGAACCCCAGTACCGCCGCCTGCTCGAACACTTCGACCGGCTGCTCTCGCTGCACGCCTCGCCGGAGCTCTGCCCCATGCACGACGCGGCCGCCGAGGCGGCCGAGGGGCTGGCCGACCGGGTGCGTGTCGTCGACACCCGCCTGGGCTCCGCCGGCCTGGGGGCGGCGGCGCTGCGCGCGGCGGAGTGGATCGCCCACGGCGCCGACGAGAAGGAGACGCTGCGGGAGGTCGAACGCCTGGCCCGCGAGGGGCGCTTCTTCCTCCTCACCCACGACCTCAGCCAGCTGGTCGAGAACCGCATGCTGCCGCCGCTGGTGGGCCGTTTCGGCCAGGCCCTGGGGCACTGGGCGCTGATCGGCCTGGAAAAGGGGCGCTTCCAGGCGCCGCGCCCGGTGCGCGACGCCAAGCTGCTGTCCACGATCGCCGGCCTGCTGAAACGCCGCTACGGACCGGTGCGGCTGCGGGTGCGCGCCACCTTCGGCGACCTGCCCGAGGAGGTGCGCGGCCGCCTCAAGGAGGCGCTGGCCCGCGAACTGCACCTGGAGGCCGGCACCCTCGCCCCCATGGACCCGGTCGCGCGGATGCGCGTGGGCGACCACGCCCTCGCCGTCTTCGCCTACCCCGTCTGA
- a CDS encoding NAD+ synthase, whose amino-acid sequence MKIVRGTPNHEVLDLNYPLVAAALERFIREELAQRGYAKAVVAASGGVDSSVTLALAARALGPENVHALSLPHRDSSPESVAHARLAAERFGVALETVDITPMVEGYAAQTPDLTPRRKGNVMARARMIVTFDKSEQYRALPLGTGNKTERLFGYFTWHADDSPPVNPLGDLYKTQVWGLAEHLGVPDEIVRKAPTADLEPGQTDEADLGVRYRRADVILEHYLKGYPDAYIVGLGYTPEEVALVKRRVNRTHYKRHLPAVALISSTAIGEFYLRPLDFRLED is encoded by the coding sequence ATGAAGATCGTCCGCGGGACCCCCAACCACGAGGTGCTCGACCTCAACTACCCGCTGGTGGCCGCCGCCCTGGAACGCTTCATCCGCGAGGAACTGGCCCAGCGGGGCTACGCGAAGGCGGTGGTGGCCGCGAGCGGCGGCGTCGACTCGTCGGTCACGCTGGCGCTGGCGGCGCGGGCCCTGGGCCCGGAGAACGTCCACGCCCTCAGCCTGCCCCACCGCGACTCCTCCCCGGAGTCGGTCGCCCACGCGCGGCTGGCGGCCGAGCGCTTCGGGGTGGCGCTCGAGACCGTGGACATCACCCCCATGGTCGAGGGCTACGCCGCGCAGACGCCGGACCTCACCCCCCGACGCAAGGGCAACGTCATGGCGCGGGCGCGCATGATCGTCACCTTTGACAAGTCGGAGCAGTACCGCGCCCTGCCGCTGGGCACCGGCAACAAGACCGAACGCCTCTTCGGCTACTTCACCTGGCACGCCGACGACAGCCCCCCGGTCAACCCCCTGGGCGACCTCTACAAGACCCAGGTCTGGGGGCTGGCCGAACACCTGGGGGTGCCCGACGAGATCGTGCGCAAGGCCCCCACGGCCGACCTGGAACCGGGCCAGACCGACGAGGCCGACCTGGGCGTGCGCTACCGCCGCGCCGACGTGATCCTCGAGCACTACCTCAAGGGCTACCCCGACGCCTACATCGTCGGCCTCGGCTACACCCCCGAGGAGGTGGCCCTGGTCAAGCGCCGGGTCAACCGCACCCACTACAAGCGCCATCTGCCCGCGGTGGCCCTGATCTCGAGCACCGCGATCGGCGAGTTCTACCTGAGACCGCTGGATTTTCGCCTCGAGGACTGA
- a CDS encoding nitrilase-related carbon-nitrogen hydrolase, whose protein sequence is MVRHAILQLKPEKGRIGRNLEHLQQALLGLRDEGVDVAVVPEAYPTGYFLQGGVRELALEAAELEDRLGRWHAAHYREPLDLVIGFYERDGGSYYNAAAYLELGGRGLVHLHRKIFLPTYGVFDEERFLDRGHELASFATRFGRAALLICEDFWHTVTATTVALQGAEIIYVPSASPARGFGGDAPANVERWATLARAVSGEHGLYVALASLVGSEAGKLMSGGSLIAGPEGEVLARAPEFEEAVLLADVDPGRIPPVRYDNPMLADLKAGLPLLFPELRRLVEEL, encoded by the coding sequence ATGGTCCGCCACGCAATCCTGCAACTGAAGCCCGAGAAGGGCCGGATCGGGCGCAACCTCGAGCACCTGCAGCAGGCCCTCCTGGGCCTCAGGGACGAAGGCGTCGACGTGGCCGTCGTGCCCGAGGCCTACCCCACGGGCTACTTCCTGCAGGGGGGCGTGCGCGAGCTGGCGCTCGAGGCCGCCGAGCTGGAAGACCGGCTCGGCCGCTGGCACGCCGCGCACTACCGGGAGCCGCTCGACCTGGTGATCGGCTTCTACGAGCGCGACGGCGGCAGCTACTACAACGCCGCGGCCTACCTGGAGCTGGGCGGGCGCGGGCTGGTGCACCTGCACCGCAAGATCTTCCTGCCCACCTACGGCGTCTTCGACGAGGAGCGCTTCCTCGACCGCGGCCACGAGCTGGCCAGCTTCGCCACCCGCTTCGGCCGCGCGGCCCTGCTGATCTGCGAGGACTTCTGGCACACCGTCACCGCGACCACGGTCGCGCTGCAGGGGGCCGAGATCATCTACGTGCCCTCGGCTTCGCCCGCCCGCGGCTTCGGCGGCGACGCCCCCGCCAACGTGGAGCGCTGGGCGACGCTGGCCCGGGCGGTCTCCGGCGAGCACGGCCTCTACGTGGCGCTCGCCAGCCTGGTGGGCAGCGAGGCGGGCAAGCTGATGAGCGGCGGCAGCCTGATCGCCGGACCCGAGGGCGAGGTGCTGGCGCGGGCGCCCGAGTTCGAGGAGGCCGTCCTCCTCGCCGACGTCGACCCGGGGCGCATCCCCCCGGTGCGCTACGACAACCCCATGCTCGCCGACCTCAAGGCCGGCCTGCCCCTCCTCTTCCCCGAACTGCGCCGGCTGGTGGAGGAGCTATGA
- a CDS encoding CBS domain-containing protein has translation MATVRQMLDKKGHEVYTVAPDVTVFEALEKMAEYNVGALPVVDASGQIVGLFSERDYARKVILRGKASKDIPVSEIMSTHVLYITPETTDWQCMALMTDKRVRHLPVLEEGRLVGFISIGDVVKSIMDEQKFHIEQLEQYIQRGMS, from the coding sequence ATGGCAACGGTACGCCAGATGCTGGACAAGAAGGGGCACGAGGTCTACACGGTGGCTCCCGACGTCACCGTCTTCGAGGCGCTGGAAAAGATGGCCGAGTACAACGTGGGGGCGCTGCCGGTCGTGGACGCCTCGGGCCAGATCGTGGGCCTGTTCTCGGAGCGCGACTACGCGCGCAAGGTGATCCTGCGCGGGAAGGCCTCCAAGGACATTCCCGTGAGCGAGATCATGAGCACCCACGTCCTCTACATCACCCCCGAGACCACGGACTGGCAGTGCATGGCCCTGATGACCGACAAGCGGGTGCGTCACCTGCCGGTGCTCGAGGAGGGCCGGCTGGTCGGCTTCATCTCGATCGGCGACGTGGTCAAGTCGATCATGGACGAGCAGAAGTTCCACATCGAGCAGCTCGAACAGTACATTCAGCGCGGGATGAGCTAG